In a genomic window of Sutcliffiella sp. FSL R7-0096:
- the der gene encoding ribosome biogenesis GTPase Der: MPKPTVAIVGRPNVGKSTIFNRIVGERISIVEDVPGVTRDRIYSSGEWLNQYFNIIDTGGIEISDAPFMTQIREQAEIAIDEADVIIFMTNGREGLTTADEEVAKILYRSKKPVVVAVNKVDNPEMRDTLYDFYALGFGEPIPISGSHGLGLGDLLDFVIENFPKNEEDDYDDDIIKFSLIGRPNVGKSSLVNALLGEERVIVSDIAGTTRDAIDTPYTYDGKEYVIIDTAGMRKKGKVYETTEKYSVLRALRAIERSDVVLVVINGEEGIIEQDKKIAGYAHEAGRAIVIVVNKWDAVEKDEKTMKEFEQKIRDHFLFLDYAPIVFLSAKTKKRIHTLIPKIEMASENHSMRVVTTVLNDVIMDAVAMNPTPTDKGQRLKIYYATQVAVKPPTFVIFVNDPELLHFSYKRFLENRIRDAFGFEGTPIKLIARPRK; encoded by the coding sequence ATGCCAAAACCAACCGTAGCGATTGTTGGAAGACCGAACGTGGGTAAATCCACTATATTTAACCGAATAGTAGGAGAAAGAATCTCCATTGTTGAAGATGTACCGGGAGTGACAAGAGATAGAATCTACAGCTCCGGCGAATGGCTTAATCAGTATTTTAATATTATAGATACTGGTGGAATAGAAATAAGTGATGCTCCATTTATGACACAGATCCGTGAACAGGCGGAGATTGCCATTGATGAAGCGGATGTGATCATTTTCATGACAAATGGCCGCGAAGGATTGACAACAGCGGACGAAGAGGTTGCTAAAATCCTTTACCGTTCAAAAAAACCTGTAGTGGTTGCTGTAAACAAAGTGGACAATCCTGAGATGAGAGATACGTTATATGACTTTTATGCATTAGGTTTCGGGGAACCGATTCCGATTTCAGGTTCTCATGGCTTGGGACTTGGGGATCTATTGGACTTCGTTATTGAGAATTTCCCTAAAAACGAAGAAGATGACTACGATGATGATATTATCAAGTTCTCTTTGATCGGTCGTCCAAACGTTGGAAAATCCTCTTTAGTTAATGCATTGCTCGGCGAAGAGCGCGTTATCGTTAGTGATATTGCCGGGACCACGAGGGATGCTATTGATACTCCATATACTTATGATGGAAAAGAGTACGTAATTATTGATACAGCTGGTATGCGTAAAAAAGGGAAAGTGTATGAGACTACCGAAAAGTACAGTGTACTCCGTGCATTAAGAGCAATTGAACGCTCTGACGTTGTTTTGGTTGTGATTAACGGGGAAGAAGGCATCATCGAGCAGGATAAAAAAATTGCAGGGTACGCGCATGAAGCTGGTAGAGCCATTGTGATCGTGGTAAACAAATGGGATGCAGTAGAAAAAGACGAGAAGACCATGAAGGAGTTTGAGCAGAAAATCAGAGATCATTTCTTATTCCTTGATTATGCACCAATTGTTTTCTTGTCTGCAAAAACAAAAAAACGTATCCATACGTTAATTCCTAAAATTGAAATGGCAAGTGAAAACCATTCTATGCGTGTTGTGACAACAGTATTGAATGATGTCATCATGGATGCGGTCGCCATGAATCCAACTCCTACAGACAAAGGACAACGTTTGAAAATCTATTATGCGACTCAAGTTGCTGTAAAGCCGCCTACCTTTGTCATTTTCGTTAACGATCCAGAACTGCTGCACTTCTCTTACAAGCGATTCCTTGAGAATCGTATCAGGGATGCATTCGGATTTGAAGGAACACCTATTAAACTTATCG
- a CDS encoding YIEGIA family protein — protein MNEYTYPILFGVVIGLATRMYMLVTDYRQYPTYLHGKIIHLSLAFIASGLGTIAVPAIMEQEFAAITFLALAASQFRDVRNMERNTLTELDAYELVPRGNTYIEGIAIAFEGRNYLVMITAFLATLAYLAANVWVGLVVGVSAALLSHKLMTGGQLKDIVDIEYVKPHFEGAGLYVDNIYIMNIGLPERQKEVLKYGMGFVLKPKNFNARTTIANLGQRQAILHDMSTALGVYRDSGTPALVPLAKRDLDDGRVGVFLLPQEQDLKIGMAILEQVPTLENAIRMPTKNLKEKVNKDGS, from the coding sequence ATGAACGAATATACATATCCGATCCTTTTCGGAGTTGTAATAGGACTTGCGACAAGAATGTATATGCTAGTGACTGATTATCGGCAATATCCTACTTATTTACACGGGAAAATCATTCATCTATCGCTTGCCTTTATAGCTTCGGGGCTTGGGACAATCGCAGTTCCTGCTATAATGGAACAAGAATTTGCAGCAATTACCTTTTTGGCTCTGGCAGCCTCCCAATTTCGAGATGTTCGGAATATGGAAAGAAACACGCTTACCGAATTGGATGCCTATGAATTGGTGCCAAGGGGGAACACCTATATTGAGGGAATTGCCATTGCATTCGAGGGAAGAAATTATTTAGTCATGATTACGGCTTTTTTGGCTACTCTTGCCTACCTTGCTGCAAACGTATGGGTGGGGTTGGTTGTTGGAGTATCAGCCGCTTTACTTTCCCATAAGCTGATGACTGGTGGACAATTGAAAGATATTGTGGATATTGAATATGTAAAACCTCATTTTGAAGGAGCGGGGTTGTATGTAGATAATATCTACATCATGAATATAGGGTTGCCTGAACGCCAGAAAGAGGTATTGAAGTATGGGATGGGCTTTGTTTTAAAGCCTAAGAATTTCAATGCGAGGACAACGATTGCCAACTTGGGCCAGAGACAAGCAATCCTTCATGACATGTCGACTGCTTTAGGTGTATATCGTGACTCCGGGACTCCCGCTCTCGTTCCGTTGGCAAAAAGGGATCTTGATGATGGACGTGTAGGGGTATTCCTTTTACCACAAGAACAGGACCTCAAAATTGGGATGGCAATTCTTGAACAGGTCCCGACGTTGGAAAATGCGATCAGGATGCCTACGAAGAACCTGAAGGAGAAGGTGAACAAAGATGGAAGTTGA
- a CDS encoding YpzI family protein: protein MGKDRQERKLKAQKRTESDRDQSLKYPGATSLEGPDEARERNK from the coding sequence ATGGGAAAAGATAGACAAGAAAGAAAACTCAAAGCCCAAAAGAGAACGGAGTCGGATCGAGATCAATCTCTAAAGTACCCTGGAGCAACAAGTCTGGAAGGTCCAGATGAAGCGCGCGAAAGAAATAAATAA
- the fni gene encoding type 2 isopentenyl-diphosphate Delta-isomerase has translation MSRAQRKMDHIQHALTTGQLRQTGFDDVMFVHQSLPDRAVTDIQLNIKIGELTLSSPIFINAMTGGGGKKTLEINKGLAEVAKECNIGLAVGSQMSAIKDSGEAASYEVVREVNQDGVIFANLGSEATVEQAKRVVDMLEANAMQIHLNVIQELVMPEGDRDFNGALRRIEEIVRSLEVPIIVKETGFGISRETARKLYDVGVSIVDVSGFGGTNFSKIENERRDSRLDFFDSWGISTAVSIAEVKNAVPDFPVIGSGGIQSPIDIAKAIALGASAVGMAGFFLKVYMDEGEHALVKLIHQTHDELKWIMTALGASTIEQLQQVPLVVRGETYHWLNQRAVDCTVYSNRSF, from the coding sequence GTGAGCAGAGCACAAAGGAAAATGGACCATATTCAGCATGCACTAACAACAGGGCAGTTAAGACAAACCGGTTTTGACGATGTCATGTTCGTTCATCAGAGCTTGCCCGACCGTGCCGTTACTGACATACAATTGAATATAAAAATAGGCGAACTTACTTTAAGTTCGCCTATTTTTATCAATGCTATGACAGGCGGGGGCGGTAAGAAAACACTGGAGATTAATAAAGGCTTGGCTGAAGTTGCAAAAGAATGTAACATCGGTTTGGCTGTTGGATCTCAAATGTCGGCTATTAAAGATAGCGGTGAGGCAGCCTCTTATGAAGTGGTAAGGGAAGTAAACCAAGATGGTGTCATCTTTGCCAACTTAGGTAGTGAGGCTACAGTCGAACAGGCCAAGCGGGTCGTTGACATGCTTGAAGCGAATGCGATGCAGATTCATTTGAATGTCATTCAGGAGCTGGTCATGCCAGAAGGGGATCGTGATTTTAATGGAGCTCTTAGGAGGATCGAAGAAATTGTCCGTTCCTTGGAAGTTCCGATAATTGTTAAAGAAACCGGATTCGGCATAAGTAGGGAAACGGCAAGAAAACTATATGATGTGGGAGTCTCTATTGTGGATGTCAGTGGATTTGGAGGCACCAACTTCTCGAAAATCGAAAATGAACGTCGTGATAGCAGGCTGGATTTTTTTGATAGCTGGGGAATCTCTACAGCCGTTTCGATAGCAGAAGTGAAGAATGCTGTCCCTGATTTTCCTGTTATCGGCTCAGGTGGCATTCAAAGTCCAATAGACATTGCTAAAGCCATAGCACTCGGAGCGTCTGCAGTGGGAATGGCAGGCTTTTTCCTTAAAGTATATATGGATGAGGGAGAACATGCACTTGTGAAGTTAATTCATCAAACGCATGATGAATTGAAATGGATAATGACAGCATTGGGAGCTTCTACGATTGAGCAGCTTCAGCAGGTTCCATTGGTAGTAAGGGGAGAAACGTATCACTGGTTAAATCAGCGAGCAGTGGATTGTACTGTTTATAGTAACAGGTCTTTTTAG
- the rpsA gene encoding 30S ribosomal protein S1 has protein sequence MVEDMNQVEVNNLEVGNKVTGTVTKVEEKQVLVSIEGSKLDGIIPISELSSLHVEKATDVVAEGQELQLKVTKVEEELLVLSKKAVDADLAWEDLQKKFESKEVFEAEIKDVVKGGLVVDLGVRGFVPASLVENYFVDDFSDYKGKTLTFKVVELEKEKNRVILSHRAVVEEEMQNKKHQLLDTIETGQVLEGTVQRITDFGAFVDIGGVDGLVHISQLSYEHVGKPSDVVTEGQKVNVKVLSVDRDNERISLSIKETLPGPWAQVSEKLSAGSVTEGVVKRLVSFGAFVEVLPGVEGLVHISQISNKHIGTPHEVLTEGDKVQVKVLDVNETDQRISLSIRELEEPEEEEDYSQYNQAEESGGFQLGEMIGDKLSKLKK, from the coding sequence ATGGTGGAAGACATGAATCAAGTAGAAGTTAACAATTTAGAGGTTGGCAACAAAGTAACTGGAACAGTTACTAAAGTAGAAGAAAAGCAGGTCCTCGTATCAATTGAGGGTAGTAAGTTAGATGGAATCATTCCGATAAGCGAACTTTCCAGCCTTCACGTAGAAAAAGCAACAGATGTGGTGGCAGAAGGTCAGGAACTTCAATTAAAAGTGACGAAAGTAGAAGAAGAATTACTTGTCTTATCCAAAAAAGCGGTAGACGCAGATCTAGCATGGGAAGATTTACAAAAGAAATTCGAATCTAAGGAAGTATTCGAGGCGGAAATCAAGGATGTCGTAAAGGGCGGACTTGTGGTAGATCTTGGAGTACGTGGTTTTGTTCCCGCATCCTTAGTCGAAAACTACTTTGTGGATGATTTCTCTGATTACAAAGGAAAGACATTAACATTTAAAGTGGTAGAGCTTGAGAAAGAGAAAAACCGTGTCATTCTTTCACACCGTGCAGTGGTAGAGGAAGAGATGCAGAATAAAAAACACCAGTTGCTTGATACCATTGAAACTGGTCAAGTACTTGAAGGAACTGTACAACGCATCACTGATTTTGGTGCATTCGTCGATATCGGCGGTGTGGATGGATTGGTCCACATTTCCCAGCTATCCTACGAGCATGTAGGCAAGCCGTCCGATGTAGTGACAGAGGGCCAGAAAGTAAATGTGAAAGTCCTTTCCGTCGACCGTGACAATGAAAGAATCTCTCTATCCATTAAAGAGACATTACCTGGGCCGTGGGCACAAGTATCAGAAAAGCTATCTGCTGGCAGCGTAACAGAAGGTGTTGTAAAACGCTTAGTATCTTTCGGAGCTTTCGTCGAAGTATTGCCTGGAGTGGAAGGGTTAGTTCATATTTCCCAAATCTCCAACAAGCATATCGGCACTCCTCATGAAGTGTTGACAGAAGGTGACAAAGTCCAAGTGAAAGTTTTGGATGTCAACGAAACTGACCAAAGAATCTCCTTAAGTATCCGTGAATTGGAAGAGCCTGAAGAAGAAGAGGACTATAGCCAATACAATCAAGCTGAGGAGTCCGGCGGATTCCAATTAGGAGAAATGATTGGGGATAAACTCAGCAAGTTGAAGAAATAA
- a CDS encoding lysophospholipid acyltransferase family protein, giving the protein MTLYSFAKFIVSVVLKPLFRIKVIGIENIPKEGPVLICSNHIDNLDPPVVGITSPRTVRFMAKEEIFHVPILKSILPKIHAFPVKRGMSDREALRKALKVLKEGHVLGLFPEGTRSKTGELGKGLAGAGFFALRSDAAVVPCAIIGPYKKFQPLKVVYGKPIDFTQPRTEKISAEEATLLVMNSIRELIEKNR; this is encoded by the coding sequence ATGACTTTATACTCATTCGCTAAATTCATTGTCTCAGTAGTGCTTAAGCCTTTGTTTCGCATTAAAGTAATCGGTATCGAGAACATTCCTAAAGAAGGGCCAGTTTTGATATGCTCGAACCATATCGATAACTTGGATCCTCCCGTTGTGGGAATTACCTCGCCAAGGACAGTCCGTTTTATGGCAAAAGAGGAGATTTTTCACGTGCCTATCCTTAAATCCATCCTACCCAAAATTCATGCGTTTCCTGTAAAAAGGGGAATGAGTGACAGGGAAGCATTACGGAAAGCACTAAAAGTGTTAAAGGAAGGCCATGTGCTCGGGCTATTTCCTGAAGGGACCAGAAGTAAAACTGGAGAACTTGGTAAAGGGTTGGCTGGAGCGGGATTTTTTGCTCTCCGTTCCGATGCTGCAGTCGTTCCTTGTGCGATAATTGGACCATATAAGAAATTCCAACCATTAAAAGTGGTATATGGAAAACCAATTGATTTTACCCAGCCACGCACGGAAAAAATATCTGCTGAAGAAGCAACGTTGCTGGTAATGAATTCCATTCGCGAACTTATCGAAAAAAACAGATAG
- the cmk gene encoding (d)CMP kinase — protein MKQKLSVAIDGPAAAGKSTVAKIVADKLGYLYIDTGAMYRAITFQAIRHDVNLEDEKSLQELVEKMEIDLRATNNKTQHVYINDEDVTEQIRTHDVTNNVSIVAKHKCVREEMVARQRVLAKRGGVVMDGRDIGTHVLPDAEVKVFLLASVDERAHRRHAENLSKGFDSDLEKLKQEIARRDKLDSEREIAPLQKADDAKEIDTTSLSIDQVVGKIMELVVLETERAGRP, from the coding sequence ATGAAACAAAAATTATCAGTGGCAATCGACGGGCCTGCAGCGGCAGGAAAAAGTACAGTAGCAAAAATCGTCGCAGACAAATTAGGATATTTATATATTGATACAGGGGCAATGTACAGAGCAATAACTTTTCAAGCTATCAGACATGATGTCAACTTGGAAGATGAAAAGTCATTGCAGGAATTGGTAGAAAAGATGGAAATAGATTTGCGTGCCACAAACAATAAAACACAACACGTGTACATAAATGATGAAGATGTAACAGAGCAAATTCGCACGCATGATGTGACAAACAATGTATCCATCGTTGCAAAACATAAATGCGTCCGTGAGGAAATGGTAGCAAGACAACGAGTTCTTGCCAAGCGTGGCGGAGTCGTGATGGACGGGAGAGACATCGGTACGCACGTGCTACCTGATGCCGAAGTGAAGGTGTTCCTTCTTGCCTCCGTCGACGAAAGAGCGCATAGAAGACATGCGGAAAACCTTTCAAAAGGTTTTGATTCGGATTTGGAGAAACTAAAACAAGAAATTGCTAGACGGGACAAACTTGACTCCGAGCGGGAAATTGCCCCTCTACAAAAAGCAGACGATGCAAAAGAGATAGATACCACCTCATTATCCATTGATCAAGTGGTAGGTAAAATTATGGAGTTGGTTGTTTTAGAAACAGAAAGGGCAGGGCGTCCATGA
- a CDS encoding YpfB family protein, whose translation MKRVEKIIIKLIVIQLICMICAQGLLLYTGAAPFLSKVIQYEGVGGMKIMEHIETFDQSR comes from the coding sequence ATGAAAAGAGTGGAAAAAATTATCATTAAGTTGATAGTCATACAGTTAATCTGTATGATATGTGCTCAAGGTTTGCTTCTCTACACCGGTGCTGCTCCTTTTTTAAGCAAGGTAATTCAATATGAGGGAGTTGGCGGTATGAAAATTATGGAACATATAGAAACATTCGACCAAAGTAGATGA
- a CDS encoding flagellar brake domain-containing protein codes for MLKPGVVLTLQVRNDDKVEKYRCKVQEVKDKEFYVDYPSHYANGRTTYILNGTQLLISYVTEEGVAYTFESEVLGRIKQAIPMMQLSFPGYDQVAKIQRRQYVRVESNIDVAVHPLSVDFDPFITVTHDISAGGAAVLLPEHATLPEKEHVLTTFVLHLNNGETHYLKLKSKVIRLVEVDRNRMRASLQFDPIKEVERQIIIKYCFEQQLLLRKTLI; via the coding sequence TTGTTAAAGCCAGGGGTCGTATTAACTCTGCAAGTGCGAAATGATGATAAAGTGGAAAAATATAGATGCAAAGTACAGGAAGTGAAAGATAAAGAATTCTATGTGGATTATCCGTCTCATTACGCAAATGGCAGAACTACATATATTTTGAACGGAACACAATTACTTATTTCCTATGTAACAGAAGAAGGTGTTGCCTATACATTCGAGAGTGAGGTTTTGGGCAGGATCAAACAGGCAATACCCATGATGCAGTTATCCTTCCCCGGTTATGATCAAGTTGCCAAGATACAACGTCGACAGTATGTCAGGGTAGAAAGCAATATAGATGTGGCAGTCCATCCGTTATCCGTCGATTTCGACCCTTTTATAACCGTCACTCATGATATCAGTGCAGGAGGGGCGGCAGTCTTATTGCCTGAACATGCCACATTGCCTGAAAAGGAGCATGTACTGACAACATTTGTTCTTCATCTTAATAATGGAGAAACTCACTATTTAAAGCTGAAAAGCAAAGTGATTAGATTAGTGGAAGTCGATAGGAACAGAATGAGGGCCTCCCTGCAATTTGATCCCATTAAGGAAGTAGAAAGGCAGATTATAATAAAGTATTGCTTTGAACAGCAATTGTTATTAAGAAAGACTCTTATTTAA
- the ypeB gene encoding germination protein YpeB, whose product MLRLVIIAVLAIAVAGTGYWGYQEHQDKNAVLINAENNYQRAFHDLVYHVDLLHDKIGTTLAMSSREQLSPSFAEVWRITSEAQNDVGQLPLTLLPFNKTEEFLTNTGDYTYQVAVRDLDKNPLSDEEYGTLQALYQKSDEIRQELRRVQSMVMSNNLRWMDVELALSAKDQPQDNTIIDGFKTVEKNVEGYDEAEFGPTFTSMNQKDKNFSKLSGKTITEEDAKKIADKYLELEGNEEIIITENGEGSEFGFYSLKIVDKSQQDTYMDIAKKGGIPIYLVQDKKPEKKNISLNEATQKARNFLKQNKFDTLDLYESVEYNKLGIFTFVSNVDGVRVYPDAIKMKVSLDTGEIVGFSAKDYLMSHHLREIPEPGISVQEATDKINDKVMIMEDYLAIINNDIGEEVLCYEFLGTIDNDTYQIFINANDGREEKVEKLKNPELLYDL is encoded by the coding sequence ATGTTGAGACTTGTAATTATCGCTGTTTTAGCAATTGCGGTAGCAGGAACAGGGTATTGGGGTTATCAAGAGCATCAAGATAAAAACGCAGTCCTCATTAATGCGGAAAATAACTATCAACGTGCTTTCCATGACCTGGTGTACCACGTGGACCTGCTACATGATAAGATAGGAACGACTTTGGCAATGAGTTCCAGAGAACAGTTATCCCCATCCTTTGCTGAAGTATGGAGGATTACCTCAGAAGCCCAGAATGATGTCGGGCAGTTGCCATTGACACTCCTTCCTTTTAATAAGACTGAAGAGTTTTTGACAAATACAGGTGATTATACCTATCAAGTAGCGGTAAGGGACTTAGATAAAAATCCATTATCTGATGAGGAATATGGAACACTTCAAGCACTGTACCAAAAGTCCGATGAAATCAGGCAGGAATTAAGAAGAGTCCAAAGCATGGTTATGAGCAATAATTTGCGTTGGATGGATGTGGAGCTCGCTTTGTCAGCGAAAGATCAACCACAAGATAACACCATTATCGATGGATTCAAAACAGTGGAGAAGAATGTAGAAGGGTATGACGAAGCCGAATTTGGACCGACCTTCACCTCCATGAACCAGAAGGATAAGAACTTTAGCAAACTTTCCGGTAAAACCATTACAGAAGAAGATGCTAAGAAAATTGCGGACAAATACTTAGAACTAGAAGGCAATGAAGAAATTATCATCACGGAGAACGGTGAAGGGTCCGAATTTGGATTCTATAGTTTGAAGATAGTGGATAAAAGCCAGCAGGACACCTATATGGATATTGCGAAAAAAGGTGGAATCCCTATTTATCTGGTTCAGGATAAAAAGCCTGAAAAGAAAAACATAAGTCTAAATGAAGCGACTCAAAAGGCTAGAAACTTCTTGAAACAGAATAAATTCGATACACTGGATTTATATGAAAGTGTGGAATACAATAAACTTGGAATTTTCACATTCGTATCCAATGTGGATGGGGTGAGAGTTTATCCTGATGCCATCAAGATGAAAGTGAGTCTGGATACGGGAGAAATCGTTGGTTTCTCTGCAAAGGATTATTTGATGTCACACCATTTGCGTGAAATTCCAGAACCGGGTATTTCGGTTCAGGAAGCAACAGATAAAATAAATGACAAAGTGATGATCATGGAAGACTATTTGGCCATCATCAATAATGATATCGGGGAAGAAGTCCTATGCTATGAGTTTTTGGGAACCATAGACAATGACACATACCAAATCTTTATCAATGCAAACGATGGCCGTGAAGAAAAAGTAGAAAAACTAAAAAACCCAGAATTACTATATGACCTGTAA
- a CDS encoding cell wall hydrolase, with translation MFLFSTCMLFSINQTSVDAFSEQIIQKGATGNDVVELQARLQYNGYYHASIDGVYGWSTYWAVKNFQQEFGLDDVDGLVGPKTKEMLNKSTKFYKDWVHQQINSGKRFTHYGGMELKYQVEPSPATIEKAKTGATNQWQKQKTQYQKPEAAPQKGTGKPAPEQQPAPGQEPPAPEQQPAPEQEQPAPQQEQPAPEQEQAPAPQEEQAPEDQPAEEEGEAQSATNMPGGFSDNDIQLMANAVYGEARGEPYEGQIAVAAVILNRINSPTFPNTVSGVIFEPLAFTAVADGQIWLTPNDTAKRAVVDAINGMDPSEGATYYFNPDTATSGWIWGRPQIKRIGKHIFCD, from the coding sequence ATGTTCCTTTTTAGCACATGTATGTTATTTTCGATAAATCAAACCTCTGTAGATGCCTTTTCGGAGCAGATCATCCAGAAGGGTGCCACAGGGAATGATGTTGTCGAACTGCAAGCCCGGCTCCAGTATAATGGCTACTACCATGCAAGTATTGATGGTGTTTATGGTTGGTCGACGTATTGGGCAGTAAAGAATTTTCAACAGGAATTTGGTCTCGATGATGTAGATGGGCTTGTTGGTCCAAAAACCAAAGAAATGCTGAATAAATCAACTAAATTCTATAAAGATTGGGTTCATCAACAAATTAATTCCGGTAAACGCTTTACACATTACGGTGGGATGGAGCTTAAGTATCAAGTTGAACCTTCTCCCGCAACAATAGAAAAAGCGAAAACTGGAGCAACCAATCAATGGCAGAAACAAAAAACACAATATCAAAAACCAGAAGCGGCACCGCAAAAAGGTACTGGCAAACCAGCACCAGAGCAACAGCCTGCTCCAGGACAAGAACCACCTGCTCCAGAACAGCAGCCTGCTCCAGAGCAAGAACAACCAGCGCCACAACAAGAGCAACCTGCTCCTGAGCAGGAACAAGCGCCGGCTCCTCAAGAAGAACAGGCACCTGAAGATCAGCCTGCCGAGGAAGAAGGGGAAGCCCAGAGTGCGACCAATATGCCGGGAGGCTTCTCGGACAATGATATTCAGTTGATGGCAAACGCGGTATACGGAGAAGCTCGTGGAGAACCTTACGAGGGTCAGATTGCAGTAGCTGCGGTTATTTTGAACCGAATCAATTCCCCTACATTCCCGAATACTGTATCTGGCGTAATATTCGAACCACTTGCATTTACAGCTGTGGCAGACGGTCAGATCTGGTTGACACCGAATGATACGGCAAAGAGAGCGGTAGTTGACGCGATCAATGGTATGGATCCATCTGAAGGCGCGACTTATTATTTTAATCCTGACACAGCGACAAGCGGCTGGATATGGGGACGTCCCCAAATTAAAAGAATAGGAAAACACATTTTCTGTGACTAA
- the prsW gene encoding glutamic-type intramembrane protease PrsW has protein sequence MLAVVSAGIAPGLALLSYFYLKDTFTKEPIAYVFKIFMFGALLVFPLMFIQYVIQLELNVTSHFVKAFLLSGLLEEFFKWFILIYLVYQNLHFDEHYDGIVYGVAVSLGFATAENILFLFANGVELAFGRAVLPVSSHALFGVIMGYYLGKGKFSFNPRKKRLWISLSLTTPIFLHGMYDMIILSQKYWGLYMVPFMVFLWWLGLRKVKLANTVEKYSPQKKVV, from the coding sequence ATGCTGGCAGTTGTATCCGCCGGGATTGCTCCAGGCTTAGCATTGTTATCATATTTTTATTTAAAGGATACGTTCACGAAAGAACCCATAGCATATGTATTTAAAATATTCATGTTTGGTGCGTTGCTTGTGTTTCCGCTTATGTTTATCCAATATGTTATCCAGCTGGAACTTAATGTCACATCGCATTTTGTAAAGGCCTTTCTCCTTTCAGGTCTGCTAGAAGAGTTCTTCAAATGGTTTATCCTTATCTACCTTGTGTACCAGAACCTCCACTTTGATGAACATTACGACGGAATTGTATATGGTGTGGCTGTCTCACTAGGCTTTGCAACTGCTGAGAACATTCTCTTCCTTTTTGCAAATGGAGTGGAACTGGCATTTGGTAGAGCGGTTTTGCCTGTTTCCAGCCATGCGTTGTTCGGGGTTATTATGGGATATTATTTAGGTAAGGGAAAGTTCTCATTTAATCCCAGAAAAAAAAGGCTCTGGATTTCTTTATCGTTGACCACCCCTATATTTCTACACGGAATGTATGATATGATCATCCTTTCCCAAAAATATTGGGGGCTTTATATGGTTCCATTTATGGTGTTTTTATGGTGGCTCGGTTTAAGAAAAGTCAAACTTGCAAATACGGTAGAAAAATATAGCCCGCAAAAAAAAGTTGTCTAA